A genomic window from Chitinophaga pollutisoli includes:
- a CDS encoding MarC family protein, whose amino-acid sequence MFSIDQIVTVSFTLFAVIDILGSIPVLLSLKEKIGEINAVKATLASGILMVAFLLGGKAFLNLMSVDLQSFAVAGSIVIFIIGLEMILGIEFFKSSDQDTKTGSLVPIAFPLIAGSGTLTTIMSLKADFGDYNILAGIVVNLIIIYVVLRSLSYIERILGKAGLMVLRKFFGVILLAIAVRIFKSNIGTL is encoded by the coding sequence ATGTTCAGTATCGACCAAATCGTTACCGTCAGCTTTACCCTTTTTGCTGTGATCGACATCCTGGGGTCTATCCCGGTTTTGTTGTCGTTGAAGGAGAAAATCGGCGAGATCAATGCGGTGAAGGCCACATTGGCTTCGGGCATATTAATGGTGGCGTTCCTGCTAGGCGGCAAGGCGTTCCTGAACCTGATGAGCGTGGACCTGCAATCCTTTGCGGTGGCAGGTTCTATCGTGATTTTCATTATCGGCCTGGAAATGATCCTGGGGATTGAATTTTTCAAGAGCAGCGACCAGGACACCAAGACCGGGAGCCTCGTCCCCATTGCGTTTCCGTTGATCGCGGGGTCGGGGACGCTCACTACCATCATGTCACTGAAAGCCGACTTCGGCGATTACAACATCCTGGCGGGCATCGTGGTGAACCTGATCATCATCTACGTGGTGCTGCGGTCGCTGAGCTACATCGAGCGGATTTTAGGGAAAGCCGGGCTGATGGTGCTGCGCAAGTTCTTCGGCGTGATCCTGTTGGCTATTGCGGTGCGCATTTTCAAGAGCAACATCGGCACTTTATAA
- a CDS encoding RagB/SusD family nutrient uptake outer membrane protein produces MKRIHSIILVACATVLGSCGADFLEKNPQGELTQDQITSARGVEGMLTGAYGLVNGNVSGTWGNYSSAPSQWLFGEVGADNAHKGSNAGDQPNMNEVELHTVSNANDNTDIMWNRYYEGIARCNNTLKLLKVVQGGSGDKLSDTRAKEVEAEARFLRAHYYFFLRRVFAKIPYVDESMTPESALLVPNDKEVWPMIQADLQFAIDNLPPAWVNESDLGRASKVAAQAYMGKVLLYQNKHAEALPFFTTVIAARGALENMPFTDNFDVNRENGPETIFAAQHAINPDGSGDNANVGDMLGGFYGNAPVSCCGFYQPTFDLVNSFKVTPAGLPMLDGSYRTDPYLSDYGLNGAPKTRYRVDTMLAFDPRLDYTVGRRGVMYRDWDTMPGDSWIRDPAYAGPFVGVKHMVDASARGTQTVAGAPYITSLNVNIIRLADVYLMAAECYVEANDLDAALALVNHVRRRAAKLDGREMRIRESPTADPKNDIIARAAQYNVQPYASFANQDVARNAVRFERRLELALEGHRFYDLVRWGIAKQTIESYSAFEGGILSSFAGITFEAKDAILPIPQQQIDRSQGALKQN; encoded by the coding sequence ATGAAAAGGATTCACAGCATCATATTAGTGGCATGCGCTACCGTATTGGGCTCCTGCGGCGCGGACTTTCTGGAGAAGAACCCGCAGGGCGAATTGACCCAGGACCAGATCACCTCCGCCAGGGGTGTTGAAGGGATGCTCACGGGCGCATATGGCCTTGTCAACGGAAATGTTAGCGGCACATGGGGCAACTATTCCTCCGCTCCCAGCCAGTGGTTATTTGGGGAGGTGGGCGCCGATAACGCGCACAAAGGTTCTAACGCCGGTGACCAGCCAAACATGAACGAGGTAGAACTACATACCGTGTCGAACGCGAATGATAATACCGACATCATGTGGAACCGGTATTATGAAGGGATCGCACGTTGCAACAATACCCTTAAGCTTCTGAAAGTGGTGCAGGGCGGTTCTGGAGATAAACTCTCCGATACACGCGCGAAAGAAGTGGAAGCGGAAGCCCGTTTCCTCCGCGCGCACTACTACTTTTTCCTCCGCAGGGTTTTCGCGAAAATACCTTACGTTGACGAGTCCATGACCCCTGAATCGGCACTCCTGGTACCCAACGATAAAGAGGTTTGGCCGATGATCCAGGCGGACCTTCAGTTTGCCATCGACAACTTGCCTCCGGCCTGGGTTAACGAATCGGACCTCGGCCGCGCCAGCAAAGTGGCTGCCCAGGCATATATGGGGAAAGTATTGTTGTATCAAAACAAACACGCCGAAGCATTGCCTTTCTTCACGACGGTGATCGCAGCCAGGGGAGCATTAGAGAACATGCCGTTTACGGACAACTTTGATGTGAACAGGGAAAACGGTCCCGAGACCATTTTCGCTGCGCAGCATGCCATCAACCCGGATGGAAGCGGCGATAACGCGAATGTGGGAGATATGCTTGGCGGATTTTATGGTAATGCCCCTGTTTCCTGCTGTGGGTTCTACCAACCCACTTTCGACCTGGTGAACTCTTTCAAGGTAACACCCGCAGGCTTGCCTATGCTCGACGGTTCGTACCGGACCGATCCGTATTTGTCGGATTACGGACTTAACGGAGCCCCAAAAACTAGATACCGCGTTGATACCATGTTGGCATTTGATCCGCGCCTTGACTACACCGTAGGCCGCAGAGGTGTTATGTACCGGGATTGGGACACCATGCCGGGTGACAGCTGGATCCGTGACCCGGCATATGCCGGTCCTTTTGTAGGCGTGAAACACATGGTAGACGCATCTGCCCGCGGAACGCAAACCGTTGCCGGTGCGCCGTACATCACCAGCCTGAACGTAAATATCATCCGTCTGGCCGACGTATACCTGATGGCTGCGGAATGCTATGTTGAAGCCAATGACCTGGACGCTGCTTTGGCGCTTGTGAACCACGTGCGCCGGCGGGCCGCCAAACTGGATGGGCGTGAAATGAGAATCCGGGAGTCCCCGACGGCTGATCCGAAAAATGATATAATCGCGAGGGCCGCTCAGTACAATGTTCAACCTTACGCTTCGTTTGCCAACCAGGATGTTGCGCGAAATGCGGTCCGGTTCGAGCGGCGGCTGGAGTTAGCGCTGGAAGGGCACCGATTCTATGACCTTGTGCGGTGGGGCATAGCCAAGCAAACGATCGAAAGCTACTCCGCTTTCGAAGGCGGTATCCTTTCATCTTTTGCAGGTATCACTTTCGAAGCAAAGGACGCCATTCTGCCGATCCCGCAGCAGCAAATCGACCGCTCCCAGGGAGCGCTCAAACAGAACTAA
- a CDS encoding TonB-dependent receptor → MTKAISGTFFLISTLSGPIYVHATVASGLYFQQVQTVKGKVISEQDQQPVPGAAVQIKGTTKGTVTNENGEFSLQANAGDVIVISSIGFTAQEITVEAGKTYNISLAFSNTSLDEVVVTGYGTQRVKDLTGAVAVVNVNQMKQQPVASPVESLQGKATGVQIISDGAPGATPQIRIRGFSTINNNDPLFVIDGVPYEGKLSWLDQNDIETMQVLKDASSASIYGARANNGVVIITTRQGVKGPPRINLSSYFGTQVPNKNQFPKMMNPQQYAEYVYEAFRNSGQNPGEEGTTGTNYGTGATPTLPEYLVAGKVTGQKVTAADADPSKYNYSRSLSNFYQITKANQQGTNWFDEITDNAPIRNVQLGVNGGGENATYAIGAGYLGQEGTIKHTGYKRYNARANTRFNAFNNRFRFGENMQYSYEEFVGVGVNPNVSGDYQGEGSALGFAYRIPVIIPVYDIMGNFAGSRGDKLGNAQNPLAMLYRAKDNIQKRNFFFGNVFGEVDIIKGLVAKTSFGIRYENYSGVSYNYPNLEFAEGSEANGMSENQGFNTEWTWTNTLTYKWEVANVHALTVMGGTEAFQSRNRFLSAGRNDYFLLGLPDYYYLPAGSSNINNNSSGGVGSLFSIFGRADYAYRDRYLVSLTVRRDGSSNFSKNNRYGTFPAGSVAWRLSEEDFMKGSKVFTDLKLRAGYGVTGNQRIPGFQYIDRYESLIANAFYPYNGKNVTSGVWQKAYKNTEIKWEELKSFNIGLDFTLLDGEFDGAIDWYSRKTTDMLYPVPLPAAAIGQGAAPFVNIGDMKNSGIEVGVGYHYGQRENKPFKLDVNVNVSRNVNQVVSLAPSVKEQIYGNFRSLQTTLLRPGEPFGSFFGYKWDGVYSSAEDLAKSPKYDGARVGGPKYLDVTGDGQITPDDRTVIGNPHPDFLYSFGINAKYKNWDLSMFFNGSQGNDLFEATRYFTDFSSFDGTASVRMLDRWSPTNTGSRIHTPNRKASNNELASSGYYVQDGSYFRMKNLQIGYNFKVDNWFKGNMRTLRVYGGASNLFTLTKYTGLDPEVSQTNSTFSALGVDFGVYPVARQFIIGFSAGF, encoded by the coding sequence TTGACAAAAGCGATTAGCGGAACCTTTTTCCTAATTTCCACCCTTTCCGGTCCCATTTATGTTCATGCAACGGTAGCCTCCGGCCTGTATTTTCAACAGGTGCAAACGGTGAAAGGCAAAGTTATCAGTGAACAAGACCAGCAGCCTGTTCCCGGTGCTGCAGTTCAGATCAAAGGCACGACAAAAGGTACCGTTACAAACGAAAACGGTGAGTTTTCGCTGCAGGCCAATGCAGGCGATGTTATTGTGATATCCAGCATCGGTTTCACCGCCCAGGAAATCACTGTGGAAGCGGGCAAAACATATAACATTTCGCTGGCCTTTTCCAACACTTCGCTCGACGAAGTAGTGGTAACGGGTTACGGCACGCAACGGGTAAAAGACCTCACCGGGGCCGTGGCCGTGGTGAACGTTAACCAGATGAAGCAACAGCCCGTGGCCAGCCCGGTGGAGTCGCTCCAGGGTAAAGCCACCGGTGTGCAGATCATCAGCGATGGCGCCCCCGGCGCTACGCCCCAGATCCGCATTCGCGGTTTCTCCACCATCAACAACAACGATCCGCTCTTCGTTATCGACGGTGTGCCTTACGAAGGCAAGCTATCCTGGCTCGACCAGAACGATATCGAAACCATGCAGGTGCTGAAGGATGCGTCGTCTGCATCCATCTACGGTGCGCGCGCCAACAACGGCGTTGTGATCATCACGACCCGCCAGGGCGTGAAAGGGCCGCCGAGGATCAACCTGAGCTCTTATTTTGGTACGCAGGTTCCCAACAAGAACCAGTTCCCCAAAATGATGAACCCTCAACAATACGCCGAGTACGTGTATGAGGCATTCAGGAACTCGGGGCAGAACCCCGGCGAGGAGGGCACCACCGGCACCAACTATGGCACCGGCGCCACGCCCACCCTGCCGGAATACCTGGTAGCCGGTAAAGTAACGGGCCAGAAAGTAACTGCCGCCGACGCTGATCCTTCCAAATACAACTACAGCAGGTCGCTATCTAACTTCTACCAGATCACGAAAGCCAACCAGCAAGGTACCAACTGGTTTGACGAGATTACCGACAATGCCCCCATCCGCAACGTGCAGCTGGGTGTCAACGGCGGCGGCGAAAACGCCACCTACGCCATTGGAGCAGGTTACCTCGGCCAGGAAGGGACCATCAAACATACCGGCTATAAGCGGTATAACGCCCGCGCCAACACGCGGTTCAACGCCTTCAATAACCGTTTCCGCTTCGGCGAAAACATGCAGTACAGCTACGAGGAGTTTGTGGGCGTCGGCGTAAACCCCAACGTTTCCGGCGACTACCAGGGCGAAGGCAGCGCTTTGGGCTTCGCTTACCGTATCCCCGTAATTATTCCCGTGTACGACATTATGGGCAACTTCGCAGGTAGCCGCGGCGACAAGCTCGGCAACGCGCAGAATCCCCTCGCCATGCTCTATCGCGCAAAAGACAACATCCAGAAACGCAACTTCTTCTTCGGAAACGTTTTCGGAGAAGTGGACATCATCAAAGGTCTGGTCGCCAAAACTTCATTCGGTATCCGTTACGAAAACTATAGCGGCGTTTCCTACAACTATCCTAACCTCGAATTCGCCGAAGGCAGCGAGGCGAACGGTATGTCGGAAAACCAGGGCTTCAATACCGAATGGACCTGGACCAACACCCTCACCTACAAATGGGAAGTAGCAAATGTGCACGCCCTGACAGTGATGGGTGGTACAGAGGCGTTCCAGTCGCGCAACAGGTTCCTGTCTGCCGGCCGTAACGATTACTTCCTGCTGGGCCTGCCGGATTACTACTATCTGCCCGCGGGTTCTTCCAACATCAATAACAATTCCAGCGGCGGCGTAGGTTCGCTGTTTTCCATCTTCGGCCGCGCCGATTATGCATACCGCGACCGCTACCTGGTGAGCCTCACGGTGCGCCGCGACGGTTCCTCCAACTTCAGCAAGAACAACCGCTACGGTACCTTCCCAGCGGGTAGCGTTGCCTGGCGTTTGTCTGAAGAGGACTTCATGAAAGGGAGCAAAGTGTTCACTGACCTGAAGCTGCGTGCAGGTTATGGTGTGACCGGTAACCAGCGCATACCGGGTTTCCAGTACATCGACCGCTACGAAAGCCTTATCGCCAATGCTTTCTATCCTTACAACGGGAAAAATGTGACATCCGGGGTTTGGCAAAAAGCGTATAAAAACACCGAGATCAAATGGGAGGAGTTGAAATCGTTCAACATTGGTCTCGACTTCACCCTGCTGGATGGCGAGTTCGACGGTGCCATCGACTGGTATAGCCGTAAAACCACAGACATGTTGTATCCTGTTCCGCTGCCCGCCGCAGCCATCGGTCAAGGTGCGGCTCCGTTCGTGAACATTGGCGACATGAAGAACTCCGGTATCGAAGTAGGGGTGGGTTACCACTATGGCCAGCGTGAAAACAAACCTTTTAAGCTGGATGTAAACGTAAACGTTTCCCGCAACGTGAACCAGGTAGTTTCATTGGCGCCTTCCGTGAAAGAGCAAATTTATGGGAATTTCCGAAGCTTGCAGACGACGCTCCTCCGGCCGGGTGAGCCCTTCGGTTCTTTCTTCGGCTACAAATGGGATGGTGTTTATTCCAGTGCGGAAGACCTCGCCAAGAGCCCGAAATATGACGGCGCCCGCGTTGGCGGTCCGAAATACTTGGACGTAACCGGCGATGGCCAGATCACTCCCGACGACCGTACTGTTATCGGCAATCCGCACCCCGACTTCCTGTACAGCTTCGGCATCAACGCCAAGTACAAGAACTGGGACCTGTCGATGTTCTTCAACGGTTCGCAGGGCAATGACCTGTTTGAAGCCACCCGTTACTTTACGGATTTCAGCTCATTTGACGGTACCGCCAGCGTGCGGATGCTGGATCGCTGGTCGCCCACCAACACTGGTTCCCGGATCCACACGCCTAATAGGAAAGCCTCTAATAATGAGCTGGCGTCTTCCGGTTATTATGTACAGGACGGTAGTTATTTCCGCATGAAGAATCTCCAAATCGGTTACAACTTCAAAGTAGATAACTGGTTCAAAGGTAACATGCGTACACTCCGTGTATATGGTGGTGCTTCTAATCTGTTTACGCTGACTAAATACACTGGCCTCGATCCTGAAGTAAGCCAGACCAACTCCACCTTCTCGGCTTTGGGGGTTGACTTCGGCGTGTACCCGGTAGCCCGGCAGTTTATCATTGGTTTCAGTGCAGGTTTCTAA
- a CDS encoding flavin reductase family protein, with product MKRTYRKADMPAADIRRLLEPGPIVLVSSRWQNRNNIMTMGWHCVLEFSPSLIGCMITADNHSFTMIDKSGECVINIPTADMIDTIIGIGNTSGRRINKFKKFNLTPGESNTISAPRIEECYAHFECRVADRKMLAKYNFFILEVLSAQAAVWPRFPRTVHYRGNGVFMESGRNIAMPEKFRPENL from the coding sequence ATGAAACGCACCTACCGCAAAGCGGATATGCCTGCAGCAGACATCCGCCGCCTGCTGGAACCCGGCCCCATCGTGCTGGTAAGCTCCCGCTGGCAAAACCGGAACAACATCATGACGATGGGATGGCACTGCGTCCTGGAATTCTCCCCCTCCCTCATCGGTTGCATGATCACCGCCGATAACCACAGCTTCACCATGATCGACAAAAGCGGGGAATGCGTCATCAACATTCCCACCGCCGACATGATCGATACCATTATAGGCATCGGCAACACTTCCGGTCGGCGCATCAACAAATTCAAAAAATTCAACCTCACCCCCGGCGAATCAAATACCATTTCCGCGCCCCGCATCGAAGAATGTTACGCACATTTCGAGTGCCGGGTTGCCGACAGGAAAATGCTGGCGAAATATAATTTCTTTATTTTGGAAGTCCTGAGCGCACAGGCGGCCGTTTGGCCCAGGTTCCCCCGCACCGTGCATTATCGCGGCAACGGCGTGTTCATGGAATCGGGCCGCAACATCGCCATGCCTGAAAAGTTCAGGCCCGAAAATCTTTAA
- a CDS encoding Na+/H+ antiporter has protein sequence MEHQFFLFILLVIFIQGLVMLSQKIRVAYPIVLLLGGLALCTVPGVPAIAIEPDYIFVIFLPPLLYEAAWYTSWKDLWRWRRIIGTFAFLMVIVTSLVVAWVSSSFLPGFTMALGFLLGGIVSPPDAVSATSVLKYVKVPKRLSAIIEGESLLNDASSLIVFRFALIAVDSGRFVFQEAAISFAVVIVMGITIGLAVAVIYYFLHKKLPTSANMDIVLTLTAPYVMYLTAEMFHFSGVLAVVSGGLFLSHRRHQFLSATSRLRGSTVWSALAFVLNGLVFLLIGLEMPVIVRELGAVSIMSAIGYGVLITAVLIVTRLACTYFASVFTVFISRFITTADPSPGWKGPLIFGWAGMRGVVSLAAALSIPLHFPQRNLILFITFTVILLTLVVQGLTLPWLVNRLDMEDADHPAPPEQQDHAVRAQLAEVAIRHIDNHYGQELPANAPLQQLRSRYVAEAEAGEMWKEGTMCCTGRRRWPCWKRSAGTCRRWRRVRSVQMTA, from the coding sequence ATGGAGCATCAGTTTTTTCTCTTTATCCTGCTGGTCATCTTCATCCAGGGGCTCGTCATGCTTTCTCAAAAGATCCGCGTAGCCTATCCCATCGTGCTGCTGCTGGGCGGCCTGGCGCTTTGCACCGTGCCGGGCGTTCCCGCCATCGCCATCGAGCCGGACTACATCTTCGTTATTTTCCTGCCGCCATTATTGTATGAAGCGGCGTGGTATACTTCATGGAAAGACCTCTGGCGCTGGCGCCGCATCATCGGCACGTTCGCCTTCCTCATGGTGATCGTGACCTCGCTGGTGGTTGCCTGGGTCAGCAGTTCGTTCCTCCCCGGATTCACCATGGCGCTGGGTTTCCTGCTGGGCGGCATCGTGTCGCCGCCGGATGCGGTGAGCGCTACCTCGGTGCTGAAATACGTGAAAGTCCCCAAGCGGCTGTCTGCCATCATCGAAGGCGAAAGCCTGCTGAACGACGCGTCGAGCCTCATCGTTTTCCGGTTTGCCCTGATTGCGGTCGACAGTGGCCGCTTCGTGTTCCAGGAAGCCGCCATCAGCTTCGCGGTGGTGATCGTGATGGGGATCACGATCGGTCTGGCCGTGGCCGTGATTTATTATTTCCTGCATAAAAAACTGCCTACTTCAGCGAATATGGACATCGTGCTCACGCTCACCGCGCCTTATGTGATGTACTTGACGGCGGAGATGTTCCACTTTTCGGGCGTGCTCGCGGTGGTCAGCGGCGGACTGTTCCTCTCTCACCGCCGCCACCAGTTCCTGTCGGCCACGAGCCGGTTGCGGGGATCAACGGTCTGGAGCGCGCTGGCCTTCGTACTGAACGGGCTGGTATTTCTGCTGATAGGGCTCGAGATGCCGGTGATCGTCAGGGAGCTGGGAGCGGTTTCGATCATGAGCGCGATCGGGTACGGCGTACTGATCACGGCGGTGCTGATCGTGACGCGGCTGGCGTGTACGTACTTCGCGTCGGTGTTTACGGTTTTTATCAGCCGGTTTATCACCACGGCGGATCCGAGCCCGGGCTGGAAAGGGCCGCTCATTTTCGGCTGGGCGGGGATGCGCGGCGTGGTGTCACTGGCCGCGGCTTTGTCGATCCCTTTGCATTTTCCGCAGCGCAACCTGATTCTCTTTATCACTTTCACCGTGATTCTGCTGACGCTCGTGGTGCAGGGGCTGACGTTGCCGTGGCTGGTAAACCGGCTGGACATGGAAGACGCGGATCATCCGGCGCCGCCGGAACAGCAGGACCATGCCGTTCGGGCGCAACTGGCGGAGGTGGCGATCCGGCATATCGATAACCATTATGGGCAGGAATTACCGGCCAACGCGCCCTTGCAGCAATTGCGATCCCGCTATGTGGCCGAGGCGGAAGCGGGGGAGATGTGGAAGGAGGGGACCATGTGCTGTACCGGAAGGCGGCGCTGGCCGTGCTGGAAGCGCAGCGCCGGCACCTGCAGGCGCTGGAGGCGGGTTCGTTCAGTACAGATGACGGCGTGA
- a CDS encoding helix-turn-helix domain-containing protein, whose protein sequence is MPSLGSPSAGRYTGVLSKEHIRLLTWLERSGMCTREEALAGSALGADAALMVLMQLERHYLAQETAGLLRITVEGSALLTSLGLGLSSLHTYIPTGSLPEFEQRWLESMALQYREHYHAAWLNTLRCLKFWSWIRHPRSRKYRRKRKPVKQYITLLIHDLLFHHLPPVFPPGYVYLEESPSFLLDYIAERDTDPVPRYSLAEFLRLKDLFFHHERYSMMYLLEARHYRAQHFRLNMRNIYRYFLLETRPHRKTVAPPPPPPGTKRLPELVHTDAEDIRHIPQDYWPLQIPCAAKHFFRDNTHDRISQVIHVAPFTIRIHDVVTRAPLQLAPVPSQEACCSLQVLQRVKPGESSEKLAFFGCGSRQESDAFGQFHLLPAEVYYCAFRLDVGPEDLVRLSATWPQLSPLAGKAAAWLHGVQPAIPLRANELVNMLLSQVLHCTYIGDVAECFLRRICLDLLLTAAVQSNINASKRRIRLTPTDKLALQEIFTQARHDVGLLADPHLLTDNFHISRYKFLNGFLQEFGISPKDYQQMLVMHHAFHLLHRHGKSMIITAIRCGFETTAALRSAFIRHFGADPCHLAHMQ, encoded by the coding sequence ATGCCATCGCTGGGTAGCCCTTCCGCCGGGCGCTACACCGGAGTGTTGTCTAAAGAGCACATCCGGTTACTGACCTGGCTGGAACGCAGCGGCATGTGCACCCGGGAAGAAGCCCTGGCCGGGAGCGCACTCGGCGCCGATGCAGCGTTGATGGTGTTAATGCAATTGGAACGGCATTATTTAGCGCAGGAAACCGCCGGGCTCCTGCGCATCACGGTCGAAGGGAGCGCGCTGCTCACCTCGCTGGGCCTGGGCCTGAGCAGCCTTCACACCTACATCCCCACCGGATCACTCCCCGAATTCGAACAGCGCTGGCTCGAAAGTATGGCCCTCCAATATCGCGAACATTACCACGCCGCCTGGCTCAACACCCTTCGCTGCCTGAAATTCTGGAGCTGGATCCGCCATCCCCGCTCCCGCAAATACCGCCGCAAACGCAAACCCGTCAAACAATACATCACCCTTCTCATCCATGACCTCCTCTTCCACCACCTGCCACCCGTTTTTCCGCCAGGATACGTATACCTGGAAGAGTCCCCCTCCTTCCTCCTGGACTACATCGCCGAAAGAGACACCGACCCCGTGCCCCGTTATTCGCTCGCGGAGTTCCTCCGGCTAAAAGACCTCTTCTTCCACCACGAGCGCTACAGCATGATGTACTTGCTGGAGGCCCGCCATTACCGCGCGCAACATTTCAGGCTCAACATGCGGAATATCTACCGGTACTTCCTCCTGGAAACACGCCCACACCGCAAAACCGTGGCGCCACCGCCACCGCCGCCCGGAACAAAGCGCCTCCCGGAACTGGTCCACACCGATGCGGAAGATATCCGCCACATCCCCCAGGATTACTGGCCGTTGCAAATCCCCTGCGCCGCGAAACATTTTTTCCGCGACAACACCCACGACCGCATCAGCCAGGTTATCCACGTAGCTCCGTTCACCATCCGCATCCACGACGTCGTCACCCGCGCGCCCCTGCAGCTGGCGCCCGTTCCATCGCAGGAAGCCTGCTGCTCGCTGCAGGTGCTGCAACGCGTAAAGCCCGGTGAATCATCCGAAAAACTGGCCTTCTTCGGATGCGGATCCCGGCAGGAATCAGACGCTTTCGGGCAATTTCATCTGCTGCCGGCTGAGGTGTATTATTGCGCGTTCCGGTTGGACGTTGGCCCGGAAGACCTCGTCCGCCTTTCCGCCACCTGGCCACAGCTTTCCCCGCTCGCCGGCAAAGCAGCCGCCTGGCTGCATGGCGTTCAACCCGCCATCCCCCTCCGTGCCAACGAGCTGGTAAATATGCTTTTATCCCAGGTGCTGCATTGCACTTACATCGGCGACGTGGCGGAATGTTTTTTACGACGTATTTGCCTCGACCTCCTGCTGACGGCCGCAGTTCAAAGCAACATAAACGCCAGCAAACGGCGCATACGACTCACTCCCACCGATAAACTTGCGCTGCAGGAAATTTTCACCCAGGCGAGGCACGACGTCGGCCTGCTCGCTGACCCGCACTTACTGACCGACAACTTCCACATCAGCCGGTATAAATTCCTGAACGGATTTCTCCAGGAATTCGGCATATCCCCCAAAGATTACCAGCAAATGCTGGTGATGCACCACGCCTTCCATCTACTGCACCGCCACGGCAAATCCATGATCATCACCGCCATCCGGTGCGGGTTCGAAACAACGGCCGCACTGCGCAGCGCCTTTATCCGACATTTCGGCGCCGATCCTTGTCATCTCGCACATATGCAATGA
- a CDS encoding YdeI/OmpD-associated family protein, with translation MTRFTAVLKKFADAGDKTGWTYLEIPAEIAAKIKPGMKQSFRVKGHLDKHPIQQTALLPHGDGVFILPVNAGMRKGIGKKQGASVQVELEEDMQAFAMNADFIDCLADLPAAQAFFESLAPSHRRYFSKWIDDAKTEETRARRIAASLNALERRMGYGEMIRSLKAERGS, from the coding sequence ATGACCCGATTCACCGCCGTACTGAAGAAATTTGCCGACGCCGGCGACAAAACCGGCTGGACATACCTGGAAATCCCCGCTGAAATCGCGGCGAAGATCAAGCCGGGCATGAAACAATCTTTCCGGGTGAAAGGCCATCTCGACAAGCATCCAATCCAACAGACCGCTTTACTCCCGCATGGCGACGGCGTATTCATCCTGCCGGTCAACGCCGGCATGCGCAAAGGCATCGGCAAGAAGCAGGGCGCCTCCGTGCAGGTGGAGCTCGAAGAAGACATGCAGGCTTTCGCCATGAACGCTGATTTCATAGACTGCCTGGCCGACCTGCCTGCGGCGCAGGCGTTCTTCGAATCCCTCGCGCCGAGTCACCGCCGCTATTTCTCCAAATGGATCGACGACGCCAAAACCGAAGAAACGCGCGCCCGCCGCATTGCCGCTTCGCTCAACGCCCTGGAGCGGCGCATGGGGTACGGCGAAATGATCCGTTCGCTGAAGGCGGAGCGCGGCAGTTAA
- a CDS encoding carboxypeptidase-like regulatory domain-containing protein, which translates to MKQSLFLWMLLSLAPAGAALAQLAQGTVLGHDSLALPGTAVANVRTRSTTLTDDLGRFSLQAVPGDTLLVQALGHLPASVVVVGMAPLVVYLRPRVEQLSGVEIRQRSRRQDSLETREQFRSAFNFRRPRFREVVMVTPVGVGVNIHKLYRALSFSSNRAKSTFRRRLIEYEQAQYTSGRFTDSLVARHTGLPADSLSLFMKSFPPTYKFALEAPDYDFILYIRQACDSFRRGLPRPGAFR; encoded by the coding sequence ATGAAGCAATCGCTATTCCTGTGGATGTTACTTTCATTGGCGCCGGCAGGCGCCGCGCTTGCCCAGTTGGCGCAGGGAACGGTGTTGGGCCACGATTCACTGGCGCTGCCGGGAACGGCGGTTGCCAATGTCCGAACCCGGAGCACTACGCTTACCGACGACCTGGGCCGGTTTTCGCTGCAGGCGGTTCCGGGAGATACGCTTTTGGTGCAAGCGCTGGGACACTTGCCGGCTTCGGTGGTGGTGGTGGGAATGGCGCCGCTGGTCGTTTATCTCCGTCCGCGGGTGGAGCAGCTGTCGGGTGTTGAAATCCGGCAGCGCAGCCGCCGGCAGGATTCCCTGGAAACCCGGGAGCAATTCAGGTCGGCGTTCAATTTCCGCCGGCCGCGGTTCCGGGAAGTGGTGATGGTGACGCCGGTGGGTGTGGGCGTGAATATCCATAAACTCTACAGGGCATTGTCTTTCTCCTCCAACCGTGCGAAGAGCACGTTCCGGCGGCGGCTCATTGAATATGAGCAGGCACAGTATACCAGCGGGCGGTTTACGGATTCTTTGGTAGCGCGGCACACGGGACTTCCGGCCGACAGCCTATCCCTGTTCATGAAAAGTTTTCCGCCCACGTACAAATTTGCGCTGGAGGCGCCGGATTATGATTTCATTCTTTATATCCGCCAGGCCTGTGACAGTTTCAGGCGGGGGCTCCCCCGGCCCGGCGCGTTTCGATAA